Genomic window (Capsicum annuum cultivar UCD-10X-F1 chromosome 10, UCD10Xv1.1, whole genome shotgun sequence):
GTAGCAAACTGTTGATATGTGCAAGACACACCACATCCAGAAACAGTTTTGTGTCCACATTGCAgctaagaatagtagcttaaaaGAAAACACGTTTACCGTAAATGAACCCATTAAGGAACAGATTCCTAAGTAAACCAGTATATTTGTCTGCCCATAGCGAGGCTCAAAATGCAAAATCAAAGCTAGCACCATCGATAAGGTTGCAGCTACATAAATCAAAAATGCTGCAGACAGAGACAGAAACGAGGAAATTTGTAATAACTTCTACAAGTGCGATGAGGTTTCTCTAACCTATGGCGTGATAAACAGAAAGCATGTATGTTAAAGACACAAAACTCGAACCTGGTTGAGTTGCCAACATCCAGATTTCTTGTAAAGAAGCTGGCATATTCTCCTGAGGTGCATGGATAACAATAACAACTGAGCCTACAATGCATGAAATGCATCCCAGTACACCTAATCTTTGCAATCGTTCTTTCAACATAAAGTGCGCCAAAAGAGCACTATGCAAAAATTTACCAAGGTCAGTTTGCAAACACCTCTCACGCTTGATTATTAGAGTTTAAAAACAGTTCATAAGCTTCAAAATCATACCTGATAATTATACTCAAAACACCAAGAGGGGTCACCAGAACTGCAGGAGCATAAATAtaagccacaaaattggccacctCCCCAACAATCACTGCATAATCCAAATCCAAAATTTTCATCGAAATCCAAACCACACAATACCAATACATTCCTAATCCAGAAAGGGTATTAAGGTATGGAGACAACTCATGATCTACTCACTTGTTATCATGCCTGTCCACCAAAGTGGTTCAAGTAAATAAGCATAGCCTCCAACTCCTGCAGTAAATACGAGAATTAACTGTTTGAGTGACCTGAAGTTGGCACAGTATGTGATGAGGACAAAATGATCTTGTTTATCTTTGACAAGGACAATGTGGCACTAAAAGATTTaagaaaaactgaaaataagTAAATGAAACATTGCagttttaatttaaaaaacaatAGAAGTGATATATCAAGAGAACAGAAGAAATTTCaataacaatttgtaaaaagAAACAAAGAAGAAGACTGAAGTATTTTATATTTCTAACTGTTCCCAACTCAATCACAATAAATAGTAATCACACCTGACATGGACTAAGCTCATCAAACACCATTTAATCTCAAAACTTCTTTAATCGCCTCAGCCATAGCCATATATATAGCACCATAGAAGATAATGTGACAAGATGTTGCAATGGTGCTTTCCAGCAACCAACAAAGCCGCCAATACAAACAAAGGTATTGCTCTTTTTCCACAACTTCAAACATATATCTAGAACTTCCACACTGATATCTTTTCTGGATGACAAGGGAAAGCAAACGCTACCCTTCTGGTGCATACAGAGTAAACGTCACTCTAATGTATAGCTTGCAAACCACACTAGGCAAGCCCCGTACGATGAGCTCGACCGAGAAGCATGCAGGGGTGTTTCAAATCTAAGTACCCCCATGTGGAGATCCCTTGCTAAACCACTCGGCCCCTTGCAAGTACATTCACACGGATTCCTATGAATACACTCACAGAACATGGACAACTCGTAATTTCACAAACTAACATTTTGTTAAATTTCCATATGATCATTGCAAACATAATATAAAGTATATTGGAATGTGCTACCCAGGCCATATATATCATCCTTCTTCATCTTGCTTGGAACTAAGCAGTCGATAGTCTGAAATGTGCAACAAGAGGAGTATTCACAGGTTTTGCATCTTTCAGGCCAAATCTCTGCAAGCCTTCGCTGAATAATTTTATAATGTCAACAATAGCTTCCTAACTCATCAATCTCTCTTGATCTccgtgaaaaaaaattattaattactcCCTAAAGTCATTCATTTCAACTTCTTAGTTCAATTGTATCTTCAATGAGAGTTTCTATCAAATCCTGAACACATCTTAAGATGCCATAACTTGAATTTGGCAATCCCAATCAAATTTCTCAAGATAAACCCTTTCTTCAAATTGACTAGTAAAACTGAACCTAAGAACCTCATCTAGGTACCAGATTGTCAAGTTcaagtttcaaaaaattttgaaatttcttaACAAGCCTTAACGACAACAATTAAGATAATAAACAGAATATAGACaaaaaagaaacacaataataaatGTCATTCAATCATTTCACCTATGTCCATGgtcaatacaacaacaacaacaacaagtgtAATCCTGTACATAGATAGTAAAGAACACTAATAATCTTGGAAGTGGCACAAGTAAAATAACCTCATATGGGTTCCTTCACTAAATACTCACAAGTATGTTACCTAAACATAGATTTTGTCGTCAAACCGCTCTCTAACTCTGAATGATTTACATTATGAATTGTATAACTAAGAAGGAAAGGCCTCTATTTAACAATTTTAACAATttctcaaagaaaagaaaaagtccaaaatgctgATTTACAATTCAATTGAGAGAAAAGATTAACAAACCTGCTCGAGTACCAGCAGCAGCAGCACGTTTGAGACCTTTCTTCTTCAAAATAAAGCTGGTTCCAATAAACAAGCTTGATGATATTGCCAGAATTAACCCTCTGGTGTTGTCCGAAATCGTCATCCTCTTCCTTACTTCCTCAGCTAAAATAAAAATGGTCAATTATGTATCCAATacaaaatcccaacaaaaaaggACCACGATAAAGACCTgtttaaattcaaaattacaaaatctaAGAAGAGGACAAATCCAATTTCCCGCCCAAAAGAAGCTCAATTATCACCTCGGAAAAAAACAAAAGTAGAAGAAATGGCATTCCCAACCAACAAACCAGCCAAGTCAAGACACTAATTGAGTATAAATGAAAATGACTTGATGAAGGGAAAATATGAGAGAAGTTTATCGAATCGGGTTACTACCAACATAACGAGTGTAGGGAAGGATCAAACTTAAAAGGACTGAAAGGGCGTAGGCTTAATAGTGAATGCAGACAGACCCCTTCAAATAGAAAGTCTTCGGAGTTGGAACAATCTATTAAATATAATCTACAATACGAGTAGATCTATGAAGGGGTTTAGGAGAGGGAAATCTGAATAATTTGAGAAGAAGAATATTAGCTCCCTCTCGGTCTCCCCTATGCATCTACGGCTTAAATTGTTGTCGTATTACTGTCTGAAGCTTCCTATTATGGATTCACTGTGTGATGATGATGACGAAGGATGGGGACACTAGTTGAAAATGGATGCGAAACACCGGCGGTATATTTGAAATATATCAAGTTGCACAAATGCTTCGCCAATAATGGTGAAAAATTtttgggcattgacttcaagcaAAGGCAGTAAAAGATGTTATTTTACCTCATTACTTTATGTCTGCAATGGTTCACTAGCGGCTCATCGGAAGATTTTTTTTGCTGATATGTCCCAGGTTATAGACATAGAACCTGTGGAAGGGATCAAGAATGTCCCCCAATCCCCATCTGGCCCAACTTTTTGGTTTGACATATCTTGAAAGGAGAAAACTCCGATCGCTCGGATGATGAAGAATAAAGGAGGCATGGAGGAGACCAAGTATGACGGAAGCATCTGCGGACTCAGAGAAGAAAGGTCCATGGCCTAGGGTCACTATCAGCA
Coding sequences:
- the LOC107845776 gene encoding probable magnesium transporter NIPA6, with amino-acid sequence MTISDNTRGLILAISSSLFIGTSFILKKKGLKRAAAAGTRAGVGGYAYLLEPLWWTGMITMIVGEVANFVAYIYAPAVLVTPLGVLSIIISALLAHFMLKERLQRLGVLGCISCIVGSVVIVIHAPQENMPASLQEIWMLATQPAFLIYVAATLSMVLALILHFEPRYGQTNILVYLGICSLMGSFTIVSIKAIGIAIKLTLEGISQVAYPQTWFFLSVAVICVVTQLNYLNKALDTFNTAIVSPIYYVMFTTMTIIASAIMFKDWAGQSGSDIVSAICGFITVLSGTIMLHVTREQEPVTVQGTVTWYNGEHIKTIEDGHYILLHDSEYLDSYNVLAKN